The genomic window CGCTAGTAATCCGACACCCATGGTATACCAGTAATCAGTTCCGAGCAACTTGACTTTTACTAAAATACCAACCGCTGTGTTGAGTGAGAACCCCAGATAAGTTCCAGAGAGCGTTGCTAAAAAAGTCCTCCTAAACGAGACCCTTGAGGCATGGTGGACGTAGATATACCAGAGAGTTGTGTAGAGTATGTACCCTACAAAACCAGTGGCTACCGCCGTCAGAAAGTAGGGGGATAACAGAGAGGATAAACTCAAGTGTGTCTTTGATGCTTCTGAATAAACTTTGTGAATTAAGTACGATGTTATGGCCACAGTAAGTAACAGTGCTCCAAATTTTCTCCTGTCCACTTTCTTCACTCCTTCTCAAGGAGTTCTCTCACGTATTTTGGCATCTGGAAGAGGGTCTCGTGCCTCTCGGGGTCGTAGTAATAGAGCTCCTTGGGGGCCCTGCTAATGTCAACCTTCCTGAAGTCTATCCCCCCCTTAACCCCAACGAGGAAGGCCCAGGGTGAAGCGTAGCCTATCACAGGGAAGCTGAAGTAGTAGACCCTGTCGAAGACCTTCTTCATGGCCCTGTATGCATCAAGGAGCTCGTTGGTGAAGAGATAAACACTCCCCGCCTGGGTGATGTATATTCCAGGGTCGTTGAGCTTCTCGTAGGCCGTTCTGTAGAAATCCTCCGAGAAAAGCAACTTGGCTGGCCCAACGGGGTCGGTTGAATCAACGATTATGGCATCAAAGCGCTCTCCGCTTTCCCTCAGGTATTTCACGCCGTCTCCAATTATCAGCTCAGCCCTTGGGTCCTCGAAGGCTCCCCTGTCAATTCCGAGGTAAATCCTCGAGACCTCTACTACCATCTCGTCTATCTCGACCATCGTGACCTTTTCGACGTCGTGTCTGAGAACTTCCCTCAGCGTTCCTCCGTCACCGCCGCCTATGATGAGGACTCTCTTCGGGTTCGGATGCGCGAGCATTACCGGATGAACTAGAACTTCATGGTAGCTCTCCTCACCGATCTCGACGAGCTGAACCGTGCCATCGAGAACGAGGAGTTTACCGAAGCCCTCAGTTTCGTAGAGTTCGAGCCTCTGGTATTTCGTCTGGGTCTCAAAGAGCCTCTCCTTGACTTTGAATCCAACGCCGTAGCCCCGGGGATACCACTCGATGAATGCTCTCTCTTCCTCGCTGTATCCCATAAACCTCACCTGAGGTTAGCTTATCTTTTGAGTTTTAAATCTATGGGTTTTCACGGGGCAAAGTTATTAAGGCCCCTCTGAGAGTTGGTATTGATGTCTGAGACGGAACTTAGAAAAAGGCTTGCTCAAAGGATATCTACTCTGTGGAGTGAAATAACGCGAGACGATAATGGGATACCCCACATAGTTGGTGAAATAAACGCTAACCCCAAGTTAGACGTTGACATTAACGTGGCCTTTTTCGATGACTATCGTTTAGAGCGTTTTCTCGATGATGGGGTGCTTTTCTTTGTCTTTCCTGCTGATGAGGACAGTCCAAGGGCATTGTTTGTTTCTCTCTGGCGTTTTCTCCAGGGAAAAGGTGTCCCCAAGCTCCTGATTCCCGGAATAAGGCTTGAAGGTCCCTTGAGTGAGTCCCTTAGAAAGCTTGGCTTTGAAGTCCTGTGGATGACTGGCGACTCGATAATTGAAGTCTGGGCTACTAAGGGTAGAATTCGATACGCGATGGTCTTCCAAAGAACAGGGGAAAATGAGTTCACGCTGGTTGAAAAGAAAAGGGTTCAGTAGGGGAACATGACAACGACGGCTATTGCCGCCGCTGGCCTGTCCTTAACGGTGATTTCGGCGCTCGCGACCTTGAATTCCGCCAGTTCCCAGCCCCTGTTGGCGAAGCCTTCTTCGACCATCTTCCTGACTATCCTCTCAGCCTCTTCCTTGGTGCAGTAGCCGGCGTATTCATATATCAAACCGCCCTCGTTGTTCTTACTGATGCCAACTCCCAAAGCGGCGCTGATGGTCATTCCAGGCTCATCGCTCTCGATGTGGGCATAGACGGTTGGAAGGAGCATTCCAATCGGAACGTCGTGGACTTTGTCCATCCACTCGATGTGTGCGGGAATGACACTACTGAGCTTGACAAGGTTAACGTTGCCTATGCCCAGTTTGAGGAGTGCGTTGTCAAAGGCGTTGAGCTTTGTTCCACCTTCGGCGGTGGCCGCTCCAAGGAAAGCCCTCTTGGGTGTCGTCCAGCTCATTCTCACCACCTTAAAGCTCTTTAATCACTCCACCGCTTAGCTTCGAGCTTATAAACCTTGCCCAAAATTCATTCGTTTTTCACCGCAGTCAAAATTCTCCCAATGGTTGCCGAGAGGAATATTCCCGCGACGGAGGTGAAGGCAGTTATCGAATATAGCTCGCCGGTCAGAACGCCATAGCTGTTGCCGAGGTCAGCAACGAGCAGTCCGAGGATTCCAAAACTGACTAATCCAGTGGCCTTCGCGAGGGAACTCACAGGCTTTCCGTCCCACTCGAGGATTACAGTGAGGAGGAAGCGGATAATGTAGACAACGAAGAACCCGTAGAGGACCATAAGGGTTATTTCCGCCCTGAAGTTCATACCACGCCAGGCGAAGAAAATTGGCGCAAATATTCCACTCGTTACACCGCTGAGTATGGTTTCCAGCCTCTCGTACTGCTTCGTGCCCACCAAATCGCTATGGAGGATGAGCCCAGCTAGAAAACCACCGATTGTGAAGTGCATTCCAACTTCCTCGCTTATGAATCCTAGCATTGCGGCGAAGACCATGAAGAGGCCGAAGACGGCTTCATCGCTTTTCAGCTTCCTCAGCTGGGTTATGAGCCAGACCTTGTGCTGAATTCCAATCTTATAGTTGATGTAGAGAACTCCGCCTATGAAAATGACCTGTTTCGCTACAGTTACCAAGAGGTTTGCAGTACTCTCGGCACCTTTGAAGTTTGCTAGGACGTAGACTAGGATAAGTATTGCCACCTCGCTGATTATCGCGTATGATAGTGCCACGTGGAGGTAATCCTCACCGAAGAAGCGTTTCAGCCTTACCACTATCGGAGCGCTCGCTACTGCAAGTATTGAAGCCGCCAGCATGTTGCCGGTTCCAATTCTATACCCCGTAAAGGGCAGGGTGACGAGTAGCATGACCCCCAGCGTGACGAGGTAAACGGGAAGGGCCTTTCTCCCGCCCATGTGGAGCTCTTCCGGTGTTATCTCTAAGCCTGCAGAAATCATAAGGAAGAAAATTCCAAATTCAGCGAGAAGGTTCATTTCCTCGGCGGGAACGTTGGTTAAAACGTAGCCAAGGATTAAACCCGCTGTTATCTCGCCCACTATTCCCGGGTAACCAAGCCTTTCGAAGAGCTCTGCGAGGAATCTTCCAAATGCAATTATTATGAGGACGTAGCCTATTATCTGCATTCCCTCACCCCGCCTTAGAGTCCCCTAAATTCTGTGCCTGGCACGATATAAGCGTTTCCATTTCGAGAAAGGTTTAAATGCTCAAACCTGTTACATCGAGCGGTGATGTTCATGATTGAGGTCGGTGAATACAGGGTCAAGGAGGGCCTCTACTACACCAAGGACCACGAGTGGGTTCAGGTTCTTGAGGACGGGACGGTTTTAGTTGGCATAAGCGACTATGCCCAGAAGGAACTTGGTGATCTCGCTTATGTCGAACTCCCCGAGGTCGGGAAAGAGCTCAACAAGGGCGACGTTCTCTGTGAGCTCGAGAGCGTTAAGGCCGTTTCCGAGGTCTACGCCCCCGTCAGCGGTGAAGTCGTTGAGGTCAACGAGGAACTCGAGGATTCACCCGAGCTACTCAACGAAGACCCCTACGAGCACTGGATTGCCAAACTCAAGCCGAGCAACCTTGAGGAAGAACTCAAAGAACTTATGGACGCGGAAGCCTACGCCAAGTATCTTGAGAGCCTCTGAGCAAGGCTTTAATACTTTTCTCTCCTATTCTCTCTGGGTGTTTGCCATGAAGGTTCTGAAGGAGTGGGATGTCAAGGTAAAGCTCGTCAAAACCAGGAGAGGAGCGATTCTCCACATGATAGAGCTCGAGCCCGGGCACTTCTACCTCGAGCAGAACCCCCTCAAGGATTCCAAGTACGGGGTTGCCTACAGGAAGATTAAGGAGAACTTCCCGGAGTTCTACATGTTCTGGGAGATTAAGAACAACCGCTACACCGGGAAGCTTCTGGCTGGAGCGTTCCTTGAGAAGAAGGAAATCGACGACTTCATAACTCTCCTGGCTCAGACCGAGGACTTCAAGAAGTTCGAGGAAATCCTCGAGGAGATTGAAGAGATAGAGGAGTGAGCTCGGCTCCATTCTTTCATCATTTCGTCAGATACCCTAGAGGTCGTCATTGCTCATTATCTCTTTTTAGAGAAGGGATAAAAACCTGACGGCTCCGTCAGTATACCCCTCATCACGTTTCAGCTACCGTGAGGTTCGTCATTGCCGTTTGAATTGCGAGACTGTCACTAATCTCGAGGGAAAGTATAAGGAAATGGAAAACCCTAAGCGTTCGCCTTTCCTTCCCTCTTCTTCGTGAGGTACTCGTGGATTGCCTTGGCAGCGCGCCTTCCGTCACCCATAGCCAAAATAACAGTCGCCTCGCCCCTTATAGCGTCGCCACCGGCGAAGACTCCTGGAATGCTGGTCATGAGGTTCTCGTCGACGACTATTTTACCGCGCTCGACCTTAAGGCCGGGCGTGTTGATAATGAGCCTGTTCGGGTGCTTTCCGATGGCTATGATTACCGTGTCGGCCTCTATCGTCACGTACTCGCCAGTTCCGACTATCTTCCTCTTTCCTCTCGCGTCCCTCTCATCGAGTGGTTTCATCTTCTCGAACTTTACAGCTTTAACGTTGCCGTTCTCGTCGCCTATGAACTCTACAGGGGTAATGAAGTACTCGAACTTTATGCCCTCTTCCTTGGCGTGCTCAACTTCCTCCTCCCTCGCTGAGACATCCTCTTCGCCACGGCGGTAGGCTATGATTACCTCGGCACCGAAGCGCCTGGCACTCCTAGCCGCGTCCATCGCGGTGTTTCCGGCACCTATAACGATAACGCGCTTTCCGACCTTGACGGGGGTATCGTACTCAGGGAACAGATAGGCCTTCATGAGGTTGACCCTGGTGAGGAACTCGTTGGCGGTGTAAATCCCGTTGAGGTTTATGCCCGGCGCGTTGATTAGCCTCGGCGTTCCGGCACCGGAACCGATGAAGACGGCATCGTACTCCTGGAGGAGTTCTTTAATGGTTACGGTCTTTCCGACGATGTGGTCCGTCAGGATTTTAACGCCGAGCTTTCTGAGCTTGTCAATCTCGCTCTCAACGATGCTCTTCGGCAGTCTGAACTCTGGAATGCCGTACATCAAAACTCCTCCGGGCTCGTGGAGGGCCTCGTAGATGGTAACGTCGTAGCCGAGCTTAGCTAACTCGCCAGCGGCGGTAAGGCCAGCGGGCCCGGCACCGATGATGGCAACTTTCTGCCCTTTCTTCTCTATCTTCGGCACCATCTCAAAGAGGAGCTGTTCATCTATGCCTTTCTCGCGGGCGTAGTCAGCCACAAACCTTTCAAGCTTGCCGATGTTTATCTTGTCACCTACCCTGCCCATGACACAGTTCATCTCACACTGATCCTCCTGCGGGCAGACCCTTCCCGTTGTGGCTGGAAGGGAATTGCAGGCCCAGATTACTTGAAGGGCCTCCTTTACAGCCCTGTCCGGGTCGTCGCGGTATTCGACAAGTTTGCTTATGAAGCCCGGAATGTTGATGTGAACGGGACAGCCCTTGATACAGGGCGCGTAGTTAGCCGGACACTGCAAACAGCGCTCGGCTTCTTTAACAGCTAACTCGAAGGTGTAGCCGAGGTTGACCTCTTTGAAGTCGTGTATCCTCTCCTCAGGGGGCCTTTCGGGGGTGGGAACGCGCTCCTTGATGAGTTTCCTCTTAACGGCCATTTCACTCACCTCTCAGGGACTTAAGGTACTCCTCAAGGGCCCGCCTTTCCATGTCGGTATAGAAGCCGACCCTGTGGATTAACTCATCCCAGTCGACCTGGTAAGCGTCGAATCCGGGTCCGTCTATGCAGGCGAACTTGACTTCTCCCCCAACGGTAACACGGCAGGAACCGCACATGCCCGTTCCGTCAACCATAATCGGGTGAAGGTCAGCGTGCATTGGAATGCCGAATTCTTTAACGACCTCAAAGACCGCCTTCTGAGCACCGGCCGGGCCGACGGTGAGGATGAAGTCAAAGTGTTCCTCACTGAGGAGTTTTCTAGCTCTCTCCGCTCCTCTCTTGGCTATTTCGTCCACTATCTCCTTCGTACCCCATCCCTCTTGTATGTCGAAGCCCTCAACAAGGTGCCTGGATACGACCTTCTCAAATTCATCCTTGAGAATGACCATTGGCTT from Thermococcus sp. includes these protein-coding regions:
- the gcvH gene encoding glycine cleavage system protein GcvH, producing MIEVGEYRVKEGLYYTKDHEWVQVLEDGTVLVGISDYAQKELGDLAYVELPEVGKELNKGDVLCELESVKAVSEVYAPVSGEVVEVNEELEDSPELLNEDPYEHWIAKLKPSNLEEELKELMDAEAYAKYLESL
- a CDS encoding cation:proton antiporter; its protein translation is MQIIGYVLIIIAFGRFLAELFERLGYPGIVGEITAGLILGYVLTNVPAEEMNLLAEFGIFFLMISAGLEITPEELHMGGRKALPVYLVTLGVMLLVTLPFTGYRIGTGNMLAASILAVASAPIVVRLKRFFGEDYLHVALSYAIISEVAILILVYVLANFKGAESTANLLVTVAKQVIFIGGVLYINYKIGIQHKVWLITQLRKLKSDEAVFGLFMVFAAMLGFISEEVGMHFTIGGFLAGLILHSDLVGTKQYERLETILSGVTSGIFAPIFFAWRGMNFRAEITLMVLYGFFVVYIIRFLLTVILEWDGKPVSSLAKATGLVSFGILGLLVADLGNSYGVLTGELYSITAFTSVAGIFLSATIGRILTAVKNE
- a CDS encoding arginine decarboxylase, pyruvoyl-dependent, whose protein sequence is MSWTTPKRAFLGAATAEGGTKLNAFDNALLKLGIGNVNLVKLSSVIPAHIEWMDKVHDVPIGMLLPTVYAHIESDEPGMTISAALGVGISKNNEGGLIYEYAGYCTKEEAERIVRKMVEEGFANRGWELAEFKVASAEITVKDRPAAAIAVVVMFPY
- the speE gene encoding polyamine aminopropyltransferase, with the translated sequence MGYSEEERAFIEWYPRGYGVGFKVKERLFETQTKYQRLELYETEGFGKLLVLDGTVQLVEIGEESYHEVLVHPVMLAHPNPKRVLIIGGGDGGTLREVLRHDVEKVTMVEIDEMVVEVSRIYLGIDRGAFEDPRAELIIGDGVKYLRESGERFDAIIVDSTDPVGPAKLLFSEDFYRTAYEKLNDPGIYITQAGSVYLFTNELLDAYRAMKKVFDRVYYFSFPVIGYASPWAFLVGVKGGIDFRKVDISRAPKELYYYDPERHETLFQMPKYVRELLEKE
- a CDS encoding sulfide/dihydroorotate dehydrogenase-like FAD/NAD-binding protein, whose product is MYRILEKKKIAPKHVMYRIEAPHVAKKVQPGQFVIVRAFPNGERIPLTPVIWDREEGWIVLITFIRGKTTMRMANELKPGDAILNVAGPLGNPAPIEKFGRVLAIGLSAGIVEVFPIAKALQEAGNDVTALHVTPKPMVILKDEFEKVVSRHLVEGFDIQEGWGTKEIVDEIAKRGAERARKLLSEEHFDFILTVGPAGAQKAVFEVVKEFGIPMHADLHPIMVDGTGMCGSCRVTVGGEVKFACIDGPGFDAYQVDWDELIHRVGFYTDMERRALEEYLKSLRGE
- the gltA gene encoding NADPH-dependent glutamate synthase; translation: MAVKRKLIKERVPTPERPPEERIHDFKEVNLGYTFELAVKEAERCLQCPANYAPCIKGCPVHINIPGFISKLVEYRDDPDRAVKEALQVIWACNSLPATTGRVCPQEDQCEMNCVMGRVGDKINIGKLERFVADYAREKGIDEQLLFEMVPKIEKKGQKVAIIGAGPAGLTAAGELAKLGYDVTIYEALHEPGGVLMYGIPEFRLPKSIVESEIDKLRKLGVKILTDHIVGKTVTIKELLQEYDAVFIGSGAGTPRLINAPGINLNGIYTANEFLTRVNLMKAYLFPEYDTPVKVGKRVIVIGAGNTAMDAARSARRFGAEVIIAYRRGEEDVSAREEEVEHAKEEGIKFEYFITPVEFIGDENGNVKAVKFEKMKPLDERDARGKRKIVGTGEYVTIEADTVIIAIGKHPNRLIINTPGLKVERGKIVVDENLMTSIPGVFAGGDAIRGEATVILAMGDGRRAAKAIHEYLTKKREGKANA